In Eublepharis macularius isolate TG4126 chromosome 4, MPM_Emac_v1.0, whole genome shotgun sequence, the following are encoded in one genomic region:
- the LOC129328456 gene encoding zinc finger protein 883-like has protein sequence MLENFGNVASLDPVIGIPGLISWLEEEEQLFVPGCDEDEGLTGGTWESANETSEHGVMKNGDTHSDLKEEDEHCGELRTEMGKRPPAGMHNSGLLQDDGFLEIPELRKKFEKDSRNEYPATRDKFPEKSDIKMNQKTHKRKKMDKWLKCRKIFTQKGNIISHQRVHKREKTYTFLECRKNFNGREYLTSCQRIHTVEKPFKCLECGKCFNQSAALSSHKRIHTGEKPYKCLDCGKTFRHSIRLSSHQRIHTGKKPYECLECGKSFSQKGNLTSHQKSHTKEKPYKCLQCGRSFSNSGSLTHHQRIHTGEKPYKCLQCGKCFSQSATLSSHERIHTGEKPYQCLDCGKCFRQSAALSSHKKIHTEEKPYKCLECGKSFSMKGNLNTHRRIHTGEKPYKCQECGKSFSENRSLTCHQRIHTGEKPYKCLECGKSFSQKVHLTSHERIHTGEKPYKCLQCGKGFHDSGGLHSHQRTHTGEKPYKCLECGKCFSQSATLSSHERIHTGEKPYKCLECGKSFGQRGHFAFHRRIHTGEKPYKCLECGKSFMGSGHLTSHQRIHTSEKPYKCLECGKSFSRSGRLIVHQRIHTGEKPYKCLECGKSFMGSEHLTSHQRIHTSEKPYKCLECGKSFSRSGILIVHQRIHTGEKPYKCLECGKSFMGSGHLTFHQRIHTSEKPYKCRECGKSFSESKSLTYHQRIHTGEKPYKCLECGKSFSYYGNFTSHQRIHTGVKL, from the exons atgctggagaattttgggaacgtggcctcgcTGG ATCCTGTGATTGGCATACCTGGCCtcatatcctggctggaggaagaggaacagctgtttgtccctggGTGTGATGAAGATGAAGGATTGACAG GAGGCACATGGGAGTCAGCGAATGAAACATCTGAGCATGGAGTGATGAAAAATGGAGACACCCATTCAGATCTGAAAGAGGAAGATGAACATTGTGGTGAACTGAGGACAGAGATGGGAAAACGCCCTCCTGCAGGAATGCATAATTCCGGCCTTTTACAAGATGATGGTTTTCTTGAAATTCCAGAGCTTCGCAAAAAGTTTGAAAAAGACAGTAGAAATGAGTACCCAGCAACTAGGGATAAATTTCCTGAAAAATCAGATATAAAGATGAATCAGAAAAcgcataaaagaaaaaaaatggataaaTGGCTGAAGTGCAGAAAAATCTTTACTCAGAAGGGAAACATTATTTCCCATCAAAGGGTCCATAAAAGGGAAAAAACCTATACATTTCTGGAGTGTAGAAAAAACTTCAATGGGAGAGAGTACCTTACATCCtgtcaaagaattcacacagtggagaaaccatttaaatgcctggagtgtggaaaatgcttcaatCAGAGTGCAGCCCTTTCTTCCcataaaagaattcacacaggggagaaaccatataaatgcctggactgTGGAAAAACCTTCAGGCACAGTATTAgactttcttcccaccaaaggattcacacagggaaaAAGCCATatgaatgcttggagtgtggaaaaagcttcagtcagaagggaaatcttacttcccatcaaaaaaGTCACACAaaggagaaaccttataaatgcctgcaaTGTGGAAGAAGCTTCAGTAACAGTGGAAGCCTTACtcaccatcaaagaattcacacaggggagaaaccatataaatgcctacagtgtggaaaatgcttcagtcaGAGTGCAACCCTTTCttcccatgaaagaattcacacaggggagaaaccatatcaatgccttgactgtggaaaatgcttcagacAGAGTGCAGCCCTTTCTTCTCATAAAAAaattcacacagaggagaaaccatataaatgtctggagtgtgggaaaagcttcagtatgAAAGGAAACCTTAATAcccatcgaagaattcacacaggtgagaaaccatataaatgccaggagtgtggcAAATCCTTCAGTGAGAATAGAAGCCttacttgccatcaaagaattcacacaggggagaagccatataaatgcttggagtgtggaaagagcttcagtcagaAAGTACACCTTACTTCCCatgaaagaattcatacaggagagaaaccttataaatgcctgcagtgtggaaaaggcttccatGACAGTGGTGGCCTTCATTCtcatcaaagaactcacacaggggagaaaccatataaatgcctagagtgtggaaaaTGTTTCAGTCAGAGTGCAACCCTTTCttcccatgaaagaattcacacaggggagaagccatataaatgtttggagtgtggaaagagtttcggTCAGAGGGGACACTTTGCTTTCCatagaagaattcacacaggggagaagccgtataaatgcctagagtgtgggaaaagcttcatggGCAGTGGACACCTTACTTcccaccaaaggattcacactagtgagaaaccatataaatgcctggagtgtggaaaaagcttcagtcggagtggGAGACttattgtccatcaaagaattcacacaggggagaaaccgtataaatgcctggaatgtgggaaaagcttcatggGCAGTGAACACCTTACTTcccaccaaaggattcacactagcgagaaaccatataaatgcctggagtgtggaaaaagcttcagtcggagtggGATCCttattgtccatcaaagaattcacacaggggagaaaccgtataaatgcctggaatgtgggaaaagcttcatggGCAGTGGACACCTTACTTtccaccaaaggattcacactagcgagaaaccatataaatgccgggagtgtggaaaaagcttcagtgaaaGTAAAAGCCTTActtaccatcaaagaattcacacaggggagaaaccgtataaatgcctggaatgtgggaaaagcttcagttatTATGGGAattttacttcccatcaaagaattcacacaggggtgaAACTTTAG